The ANME-2 cluster archaeon genome window below encodes:
- the aroD gene encoding type I 3-dehydroquinate dehydratase encodes MVWIGNVDLGKGPGIVAAIGSDALNTAKRARVLGASILEVRLDLLGIRDADEATALLDDMKVQVGLPIIATNRCTKEGGQWSGSEAGRIDLLLSTISRADAVDIELSAPLRSKVGDTVKSAGKTLIISSHDFRTTPSSDAMLSILVQEKEAGADIAKLAVTPAGTDDTLRLLEVTHQAGFPVCTIAMGRQGAHTRVVAPLYGSVLTYGAVDEAVAPGQLKIDELKHMLELLS; translated from the coding sequence ATGGTTTGGATAGGAAACGTTGACCTGGGAAAGGGGCCGGGTATAGTGGCTGCCATTGGCAGCGATGCCCTCAATACGGCAAAGCGGGCCAGAGTACTGGGCGCCAGCATACTTGAGGTCAGGCTTGACCTGCTCGGTATCAGGGACGCTGATGAGGCGACAGCCTTACTGGACGACATGAAGGTCCAGGTGGGCCTACCCATCATTGCCACCAACCGGTGTACCAAAGAAGGCGGGCAGTGGAGCGGTAGTGAAGCTGGCAGGATAGACCTGCTTCTCTCAACCATATCAAGGGCAGATGCGGTAGATATCGAACTCTCCGCCCCTTTGCGAAGCAAAGTGGGCGATACCGTGAAGTCTGCCGGTAAAACACTTATTATCTCATCCCATGATTTCAGGACAACACCATCATCTGATGCCATGTTGTCCATACTGGTACAGGAAAAGGAAGCCGGAGCGGACATTGCCAAACTGGCAGTGACCCCTGCCGGGACAGACGATACCCTGCGCCTGCTGGAAGTGACACACCAGGCCGGTTTTCCGGTATGCACCATTGCGATGGGCCGGCAGGGTGCACATACCAGGGTGGTGGCGCCGCTCTATGGCTCGGTGCTTACCTATGGTGCCGTGGATGAAGCAGTGGCACCGGGACAGCTTAAGATAGATGAATTGAAACATATGCTGGAGTTACTATCATGA